The following are from one region of the Lactuca sativa cultivar Salinas unplaced genomic scaffold, Lsat_Salinas_v11 Lsat_1_v11_unplaced_51, whole genome shotgun sequence genome:
- the LOC122197498 gene encoding photosystem I assembly protein Ycf4 produces the protein MRVTSEKKRTKVKFIWGILSIPKKSTGSSMSCRSEHIWIEPITGARKTSNFCWAVILFLGSLGFLLVGTSSYLGRNLISLFPSQEIVFFPQGIVMSFYGIAGLFISSYLWCTISWNVGSGYDRFDRKDGIVCIFRWGFPGKNRRVFLQFLIKDIQSVRIEVKEGIYARRVLYMDIRGQGAIPLTRTDENFTPREMEQKAAELAYFLRVPIEVF, from the coding sequence ATGCGAGTTACTTCGGAAAAAAAAAGGACTAAAGTCAAATTCATTTGGGGTATTCTCTCAATTCCAAAAAAATCAACTGGATCAAGTATGAGTTGTCGATCAGAACATATATGGATAGAACCTATAACGGGGGCTCGAAAAACAAGTAATTTCTGCTGGGCTGTTATCCTTTTTTTAGGTTCATTAGGATTCTTGTTGGTTGGAACCTCGAGTTATCTTGGTAGAAATTTGATATCTTTATTTCCGTCTCAGGAAATAGTTTTTTTTCCACAAGGAATTGTGATGTCTTTCTACGGAATCGCGGGTCTTTTTATTAGCTCCTATTTATGGTGCACAATTTCGTGGAATGTAGGTAGTGGTTATGATCGATTTGATAGAAAAGACGGAATAGTGTGTATCTTTCGTTGGGGATTTCCTGGAAAAAATCGTCGGGTCTTCCTCCAATTTCTTATAAAAGATATTCAGTCTGTCAGAATAGAAGTGAAAGAAGGTATTTATGCTCGTCGTGTCCTTTATATGGATATCAGAGGCCAGGGAGCCATTCCATTGACTCGTACTGATGAGAATTTTACTCCACGGGAAATGGAACAAAAAGCTGCTGAATTGGCCTATTTCTTGCGTGTACCAATTGAAGTATTTTAA
- the LOC122195724 gene encoding LOW QUALITY PROTEIN: acetyl-coenzyme A carboxylase carboxyl transferase subunit beta, chloroplastic-like (The sequence of the model RefSeq protein was modified relative to this genomic sequence to represent the inferred CDS: inserted 1 base in 1 codon; deleted 1 base in 1 codon), with amino-acid sequence MIFRRMTIHLLYFHANMEQENSMKRWWFNSMLFKKEFEHRCRLSKSMGSLGPIENASESXDPNRNDTDKNIQGWGGHDNYSNVDLFFGVKDIRNFFSDDTFLVKDSNGDSYSIYFDIENHIFEIANDHPFCSELESSFYRNSSDLNNGSKSKNPDHDRYMDDTQYTWNNHINSCIDSYLQYQICIDNYIVSGNDNSSNNNSSNENSSNENSSNENSSNENSSNDYISSSISSQSENSSQNEDITTSDQTIPESSTHMGVTQQYRHLWVQCENCYGLNYKKFFKSKMHLCEQCGYHLKMSSSDRIELLIDPGTWEPMDEDMVSLDPIEFHSEEEPYKNRIDSYQRNTGLTEAVQTGRGQLNGITVAIGVMDFQFMGGSMGSVVGEKITRLIEYATKEFLPLIIVCASGGARMQEGSVSLMQMAKISSALYDYQSNKKLFYVPILTSPTTGGVTASFGMLGDIIIAEPNAYIAFAGKRVIEQTLNKTVPEGSQAAEYLFQKGLFDLIVPRNPLKSVLSELFQLHTFFPLNQN; translated from the exons ATGATTTTTCGTCGAATGACTATTCATCTATTGTATTTTCATGCAAATATGGAGCAAGAAAACTCTATGAAAAGATGGTGGTTCAATTCGATGTTATTTAAGAAGGAGTTCGAACACAGATGTAGGCTAAGTAAATCAATGGGCAGTCTTGGTCCTATTGAAAATGCCAGTGAAA AAGATCCGAATAGAAATGATACGGATAAAAACATTCAGGGTTGGGGTGGTCATGACAATTACAGTAATGTTGATCTT TTTTTTGGCGTCAAGGACATTCGGAATTTTTTCTCTGATGATACTTTTTTAGTGAAAGATAGTAATGGGGACAGTTATTCTATATATTTTGATAttgaaaatcatatttttgaGATTGCCAATGATCATCCTTTTTGTAGTGAACTAGAAAGTTCTTTTTATCGGAATTCTAGTGATCTGAATAATGGATCTAAGAGTAAGAATCCCGACCACGATCGTTACATGGATGATACTCAGTATACTTGGAATAATCACATTAATAGTTGCATTGACAGTTATCTTCAGTACCAAATCTGTATTGATAATTACATTGTAAGTGGTAATGACAATTCCAGTAACAATAATTCCAGTAACGAGAATTCCAGTAACGAGAATTCCAGTAACGAGAATTCCAGTAACGAGAATTCCAGTAACGATTACATTTCTAGTTCCATTTCTAGTCAAAGTGAAAATAGTAGTCAAAACGAGGATATCACAACGAGTGATCAAACTATACCAGAAAGTTCTACTCATATGGGTGTAACTCAACAATACCGGCATTTGTGGGTTCAATGCGAAAATTGTTATGGATTAAATTATAAGAAATTTTTTAAATCAAAGATGCATCTTTGTGAACAATGTGGATATCATTTGAAAATGAGTAGTTCAGATAGAATCGAACTTTTGATCGATCCGGGCACTTGGGAGCCTATGGATGAAGACATGGTCTCTCTGGATCCCATTGAATTTCATTCGGAGGAGGAGCCTTATAAAAATCGTATCGATTCTTATCAAAGAAATACAGGATTAACCGAGGCTGTTCAAACAGGCAGAGGGCAACTAAACGGTATTACCGTAgcaattggggttatggattttCAGTTTATGGGAGGTAGTATGGGATCCGTAGTCGGGGAGAAAATTACCCGTTTGATTGAATACGCTACTAAAGAATTTCTACCTCTTATTATAGTGTGTGCTTCCGGAGGGGCACGCatgcaagaaggaagtgtgaGCTTGATGCAAATGGCTAAAATATCTTCTGCTTTATATGATTATCAATCAAATAAAAAGTTATTCTATGTACCAATTCTTACATCTCCTACTACCGGTGGGGTGACAGCTAGTTTTGGTATGTTGGGGGATATCATTATTGCCGAACCCAATGCCTACATTGCCTTTGCGGGTAAAAGAGTAATTGAACAAACATTGAATAAAACAGTACCCGAGGGTTCACAAGCGGCCGAGTATTTATTCCAGAAAGGCTTATTCGATCTAATCGTACCACGTAATCCTTTAAAAAGCGTTCTGAGTGAGTTATTTCAACTACACACTTTCTTTCCTTTGAATCAAAATTAG
- the LOC122197868 gene encoding ribulose bisphosphate carboxylase large chain — translation MSCREGFMSPQTETKASVGFKAGVKDYKLTYYTPEYETKDTDILAAFRVTPQPGVPPEEAGAAVAAESSTGTWTTVWTDGLTSLDRYKGRCYGIEPVPGEENQYIAYVAYPLDLFEEGSVTNMFTSIVGNVFGFKALRALRLEDLRIPTAYVKTFQGPPHGIQVERDKLNKYGRPLLGCTIKPKLGLSAKNYGRAVYECLRGGLDFTKDDENVNSQPFMRWRDRFLFCAEAIFKSQAETGEIKGHYLNATAGTCEEMMKRAIFARELGVPIVMHDYLTGGFTANTSLAHYCRDNGLLLHIHRAMHAVIDRQKNHGIHFRVLAKALRMSGGDHIHSGTVVGKLEGEREITLGFVDLLRDDFIEKDRSRGIYFTQDWVSLPGVLPVASGGIHVWHMPALTEIFGDDSVLQFGGGTLGHPWGNAPGAVANRVALEACVQARNEGRDLATEGNEIIREATKWSPELAAACEVWKEIKFEFQAMDTLDQ, via the coding sequence ATGAGTTGTAGGGAGGGATTTATGTCACCACAAACAGAGACTAAAGCAAGTGTTGGATTCAAAGCTGGTGTTAAAGATTATAAATTGACTTATTATACTCCTGAGTATGAAACCAAGGATACTGATATTTTGGCAGCATTTCGAGTAACTCCTCAACCTGGAGTTCCGCCTGAAGAAGCAGGGGCCGCAGTAGCTGCCGAATCTTCTACTGGTACATGGACAACTGTGTGGACCGATGGACTTACGAGCCTTGATCGTTACAAAGGGCGATGCTATGGAATCGAGCCTGTTCCTGGAGAAGAAAATCAATATATTGCTTATGTAGCTTACCCATTAGACCTTTTTGAAGAAGGTTCTGTTACTAACATGTTTACTTCCATTGTAGGTAATGTATTTGGGTTCAAAGCCCTGCGTGCTCTACGTCTGGAAGATTTGCGAATCCCTACTGCGTATGTTAAAACTTTCCAAGGTCCGCCTCACGGCATCCAAGTTGAGAGAGATAAATTGAACAAGTATGGTCGTCCCCTGTTGGGATGTACTATTAAACCTAAATTGGGGTTATCCGCTAAAAACTACGGTAGAGCTGTTTATGAATGTCTTCGTGGTGGCCTTGATTTTACTAAAGATGATGAGAACGTGAACTCCCAACCATTTATGCGTTGGAGAGACCGTTTCTTATTTTGTGCCGAAGCTATTTTTAAATCACAAGCTGAAACAGGTGAAATCAAAGGGCATTACTTGAATGCTACTGCGGGTACATGCGAAGAAATGATGAAAAGGGCTATATTTGCCAGAGAATTGGGAGTTCCTATCGTAATGCATGACTACCTAACAGGGGGATTCACTGCAAATACTAGCTTGGCTCATTATTGCCGAGATAATGGTCTACTTCTTCACATCCACCGCGCAATGCATGCAGTTATTGATAGACAGAAGAATCATGGTATACACTTCCGTGTACTAGCTAAAGCGTTACGTATGTCTGGTGGAGATCATATTCATTCCGGTACCGTAGTAGGTAAACTTGAAGGGGAAAGAGAAATCACTTTGGGCTTTGTTGATTTACTGCGTGATGATTTTATTGAAAAAGATAGAAGTCGCGGTATTTATTTCACCCAAGATTGGGTCTCTCTACCAGGTGTTCTGCCTGTAGCTTCGGGCGGTATTCACGTTTGGCATATGCCTGCTCTGACCGAGATCTTTGGAGATGATTCCGTACTACAGTTCGGTGGAGGAACTTTAGGGCACCCTTGGGGAAATGCACCCGGTGCCGTAGCTAATCGAGTAGCTCTAGAAGCATGTGTACAGGCTCGTAATGAGGGACGCGATCTTGCTACTGAGGGTAATGAAATTATCCGTGAGGCTACCAAATGGAGTCCTGAACTAGCTGCTGCTTGTGAAGTATGGAAGGAGATTAAATTTGAGTTTCAGGCAATGGATACTTTGGATCAATAA
- the LOC122194934 gene encoding cytochrome f — translation MEKKKAFTPLLYLASIIFLPWWISLSFQKSMESWVTNWWNTRQSEPFLNDIEEKSILEKFIELEELLFLEEMIKEYSETHLQNLRIGIHKETIQLIKIHNEGRIHTILHFSTNIICFIILSGYSLLGNKELVILNSWVQEFLYNLSDTIKAFSLLLLTDLCIGFHSPHGWELMIGFVYKDFGFVHNEQIISGLVSTFPVILDTIFKYWIFRYLNRVSPINGWTMQTRNNFSWIKEQITRSISVSLMIYIITRASISNAYPIFAQKGYENPREATGRIVCANCHLANKPVDIEVPQTVLPDTVFEAVVRIPYDMQLKQVLANGKKGALNVGAVLILPEGFELAPPDRISPEIKEKMGNLSFQSYRPNQKNILVIGPVPGQKYSEITFPILSPDPATKKDIHFLKYPIYVGGNRGRGQIYPDGSKSNNTVYNATASGIVSKILRKEKGGYEITIADASDGRQVVDIIPPGPELLVSEGESIKFEQPLTSNPNVGGFGQGDAEIVLQDPLRVQGLLFFLASVILAQIFLVLKKKQFEKVQLSEMNF, via the exons atggaaaaaaagaaAGCATTCACTCCTCTTTTATATCTTGCATCTATAATATTTTTGCCCTGGTGGATTTCTCTCTCATTTCAAAAAAGTATGGAATCCTGGGTTACTAATTGGTGGAATACTAGGCAATCCGAACCTTTTTTGAATGATATTGAAGAAAAGAGTATTCTAGAAAAATTCATAGAATTAGAGGAACTCCTCTTCTTAGAGGAAATGATTAAGGAATACTCGGAGACACATCTACAAAACCTTCGTATAGGAATTCACAAAGAAACAATCCAATTAATCAAGATACACAACGAGGGTCGTATTCATACGATTTTGCACTTCTCGACAAATATAATCTGTTTCATTATTCTAAGTGGTTATTCTCTTTTGGGTAATAAAGAACTTGTTATTCTTAACTCTTGGGTTCAGGAATTCCTATATAACTTAAGTGACACAATAAAAGCTTTTTCTCTTCTTTTATTAACTGATTTATGTATCGGATTTCATTCGCCCCATGGTTGGGAACTGATGATTGGCTTTGTCTACAAGGATTTTGGATTTGTTCATAATGAGCAAATTATATCTGGCCTTGTTTCCACTTTTCCAGTCATTCTAGATACAATTTTCAAATATTGGATTTTCCGTTATTTAAATCGCGTATCTCC GATCAATGGTTGGACCATGCAAACTAGAAATAATTTTTCTTGGATAAAGGAACAGATTACTCGATCTATTTCCGTATCGCTCATGATATATATCATAACTCGTGCATCCATTTCAAATGCATATCCCATTTTTGCGCAGAAGGGCTATGAAAATCCACGAGAAGCGACTGGACGTATTGTATGCGCCAATTGCCATTTAGCTAATAAACCAGTGGATATTGAGGTTCCGCAAACGGTACTTCCCGATACTGTATTTGAAGCAGTTGTTCGAATTCCTTATGATATGCAACTGAAACAAGTTCTTGCTAATGGTAAAAAAGGGGCTTTAAATGTGGGGGCTGTTCTTATTTTACCAGAGGGTTTTGAATTAGCCCCTCCCGATCGTATTTCCCCCGAGATAAAAGAAAAGATGGGCAATCTGTCTTTTCAGAGCTATCGCCCAAATCAAAAAAATATTCTTGTCATAGGCCCTGTTCCTGGTCAGAAATATAGTGAAATCACGTTTCCTATTCTTTCCCCGGACCCCGCTACTAAGAAAGACATTCACTTCTTAAAATATCCTATATACGTAGGCGGAAACAGGGGAAGGGGCCAGATTTATCCTGACGGGAGCAAGAGTAACAATACAGTTTATAATGCTACAGCATCCGGTATAGTAAGCAAAATCCTACGAAAAGAAAAGGGGGGATACGAAATAACCATAGCGGATGCATCGGATGGACGTCAAGTGGTTGATATTATCCCGCCGGGGCCAGAACTTCTTGTTTCAGAAGGCGAATCTATCAAATTTGAGCAACCGTTGACAAGTAATCCTAATGTGGGCGGATTTGGTCAGGGAGATGCAGAAATAGTACTTCAAGATCCATTACGTGTACAAGGCCTTTTGTTCTTCTTAGCATCTGTTATTTTGGCACAAATATTTTTGGTTCTTAAAAAGAAACAGTTCGAGAAGGTTCAATTGTCCGAAATGAATTTCTAG